Proteins found in one Triticum aestivum cultivar Chinese Spring chromosome 4D, IWGSC CS RefSeq v2.1, whole genome shotgun sequence genomic segment:
- the LOC123097676 gene encoding protein trichome birefringence-like 6 codes for MERQRGGSSPSRPASPKSLLLISFASSSLLFSFLFSLFALRFGRPLHLPFAASIGANGSATAVPPVHGGGGGAGLEVEAEAFIGGGGGALGEDLAVEGDRRGRAGGLSVGSAIKVDEAGHGGGIFETPAGSAVSENPEVAEAGGYSLRGLDSIVEEKGVVQGEKLAKDSVSEKPNSAEVENLSKADVVSTRSNLVNASASSGAAASVEKLDRAKSTQAVNFSMEASGPALGTKGDGGHPGEKADSSVQGAYASQQVGQWKISNHSAAKSNSGEAPANPKNKQDAKVIQEADQRKTDLARSSIAPCDVYDGRWVFDESYPLYASNLCPFVDQGFSCEANGRTEQKYTKWRWQPRHCNIPRFDARKMLEMLRGKRLVFAGDSLNRNQWESMMCLLREAVSDPARIHETRGRKITKERGDYNFKFLDYNCTVEYHVTHFLVHEGKSRIGQKRARTLRIDTIDRSSSRWKGANVLVFNTAHWWSHHKTKAGLNYYQEGDTVHPHLDASTAFHRALTTWASWVDRYIDPRKTQVFFRSSSPSHFSGGEWNSGGHCRESTMPLNDTRARPVPERNAILEQVAKQMKTPVTILNITNLSGLRIDGHPSMYGSKAGDLTASSTQDCSHWCLPGVPDTWNELLLYHLVSSHENGFYKLVTGLPS; via the exons ATGGAGAGGCAGAGGGGTGGTTCCTCCCCCAGCCGCCCCGCGAGCCCCAAGAGCCTCCTCCTCATCTCCTtcgcttcctcctccctcctcttctccttcctcttctccctctttgCCCTCCGCTTCGGCCGCCCCCTCCACCTCCCCTTCGCCGCCTCCATCGGCGCCAACGGCTCCGCCACCGCGGTCCCGCCGGTtcacggcggcggtggtggtgcagGGCTGGAGGTCGAAGCGGAGGCGTTTATTGGCGGCGGAGGCGGGGCCTTGGGGGAAGATTTGGCCGTGGAGGGAGACCGCCGCGGGCGTGCTGGCGGTTTGTCCGTGGGCTCGGCAATAAAGGTTGATGAAGCCGGCCATGGAGGTGGGATTTTTGAAACCCCCGCGGGTAGTGCGGTTTCGGAGAACCCCGAGGTTGCGGAAGCTGGAGGCTATTCTCTCCGAGGTTTGGATTCGATAGTGGAGGAGAAAGGAGTTGTTCAAGGTGAGAAGCTGGCGAAAGATTCAGTTTCAGAGAAACCCAACTCCGCCGAAGTCGAGAACCTTAGCAAAGCTGATGTTGTCTCGACAAGGTCAAATTTAGTCAATGCTTCTGCTTCCAGTGGAGCAGCTGCGTCAGTGGAGAAATTGGATAGAGCCAAGTCGACCCAAGCTGTGAATTTTTCCATGGAAGCTTCAGGTCCTGCATTGGGGACAAAAGGCGACGGTGGCCATCCAGGAGAAAAGGCCGATTCCTCTGTACAAGGGGCTTATGCCTCGCAACAGGTGGGCCAATGGAAAATCTCAAACCATTCAGCCGCAAAGAGCAACTCAGGAGAAGCTCCAGCCAATCCAAAAAACAAGCAAGATGCTAAAGTGATTCAGGAAGCGGATCAGAGAAAAACGGATTTGGCGAGAAGCAGCATAGCGCCGTGCGATGTTTACGATGGGAGGTGGGTGTTCGATGAGAGCTATCCACTCTACGCAAGCAATTTGTGCCCATTCGTAGACCAAGGGTTCAGCTGTGAAGCAAATGGAAGAACCGAACAAAAGTATACCAAGTGGAGGTGGCAGCCAAGGCATTGCAATATCCCTAG GTTTGATGCTAGGAAAATGCTTGAGATGCTGCGTGGAAAGCGGCTGGTGTTCGCAGGGGACTCCCTTAACAGGAACCAGTGGGAGTCCATGATGTGCTTGCTGAGAGAAGCAGTGTCAGACCCCGCAAGGATTCATGAAACCCGTGGCCGCAAGATTACCAAGGAGAGAGGGGATTACAATTTCAAGTTCCTG GACTACAACTGCACTGTGGAGTACCATGTCACCCATTTCTTAGTGCATGAAGGCAAGTCAAGAATCGGCCAAAAGCGTGCAAGGACACTGCGGATCGATACCATCGATCGGAGCTCGTCGAGATGGAAGGGGGCAAATGTGCTTGTGTTTAATACTGCCCATTGGTGGTCTCATCATAAAACGAAAGCTGG ATTGAATTACTATCAAGAAGGGGATACTGTCCATCCCCACCTCGATGCCTCCACAGCTTTCCATCGAGCACTAACCACATGGGCATCATGGGTCGACCGCTACATCGATCCGCGCAAAACGCAAGTGTTCTTCCGAAGCTCGTCCCCATCACACTTCAG CGGCGGGGAGTGGAATTCTGGGGGGCACTGCAGAGAGAGCACAATGCCTCTTAATGACACTCGTGCAAGGCCGGTGCCCGAGAGAAATGCGATCTTGGAACAAGTAGCGAAGCAAATGAAGACTCCTGTAACAATTCTGAACATTACCAATCTATCTGGGCTCAGGATAGATGGCCACCCCTCTATGTATGGGAGTAAGGCAGGAGATTTAACAGCATCCAGCACCCAGGACTGCAGCCACTGGTGCCTTCCTGGAGTGCCTGATACATGGAATGAGCTGTTGTTATACCATTTAGTATCCTCACATGAGAACGGGTTTTACAAGTTAGTGACTGGCTTGCCATCTTAA
- the LOC123097675 gene encoding histone-lysine N-methyltransferase EZ1 isoform X1 — protein MASSSSKASDSSSHRDGPKRPDQGLGVGTSSLMALHGKLTQLKRQIQQARLASIKEKLEANRRALRKHTCGLFDVAALAEAASRGSESSNVLSQLAAEGQSRIVGWNLARGSGEREVVHVQEENLSADGTLVLSSSGDSAQSIVLQLVKLPLVDKIPPYTTWIFLDKNQRMADDQSIAGRRRIYYDSAGNEALICSESDEEIPQPEEEKHVFTEGEDQLIWKATQERGLSQEDLNVICQFIDASPSEIEGRSEFLFEKHEKHSEFSDKIESQLPLDKTVDIVLDSFDNLFCRRCLVFDCRLHGCSQNLVFPSEKQPCGFELDGNKSPCGDQCYLRRREGFQDMRRHDYASSATHNMESRSTLHKVGSDMVSESEDSNREEEIIKSSISVGTSRSKISFESAEKHTALPSGDASETENVSTDMLLRSLGKRKVSKGPRSSDDFPYKKPRTLASDIPFASHILNNHSTSEIGDTRPDIREFGGNQRDDPNKKTSNKDSCGGSPTSTAEDAARNTNKESSANNLFSSSREHPLSHWSTLERDLYLKGIEIFGKNSCLIVRNLLCGLKTCMEVASYMYNNGAANMSKSISGDFTETEQNYMEQGMVVRTKVCRRRGRTRKHKYPSKAAGHPAIRKKVGDGKQCDRQYTPCGCQEMCNKNCPCVENGTCCEKYCGCSKSCKNRFRGCHCAKSQCRSRQCPCFAASRECDPDVCRNCWVSCGDGSLGEPPERGDGYQCGNMKLLLKQQQRILLGKSDVAGWGAFIKNPVHKNDYLGEYTGELISHKEADKRGKIYDRANSSFLFDLNDQFVLDAYRKGDKLKFANHSSSPNCYAKVMMVAGDHRVGIYAREHIEASAELFYDYRYGPDQAPAWARRPEGAKKDEASGSHRRAHKVA, from the exons ATGGCGTCGTCCTCGTCCAAGGCCTCCGACTCCTCCTCCCACCGGGACGGCCCCAAG CGGCCGGATCAGGGGCTCGGCGTGGGCACCTCCTCACTCATGGCGCTCCATGGGAAGCTGACGCAGCTGAAGCGCCAAATCCAACAGGCCCGCCTCGCCTCGATCAAG GAGAAACTGGAGGCAAACAGGAGGGCGCTGCGGAAGCACACCTGCGGCCTGTTCGATGTGGCCGCCCTGGCCGAGGCGGCGTCGAGGGGCTCGGAGAGCAGCAACGTGCTGTCGCAGCTCGCCGCGGAGGGCCAGTCCAGGATCGTTGGGTGGAACCTGGCGAGAGGGTCGGGGGAGAGGGAGGTTGTGCACGTGCAGGAGGAGAACCTGTCGGCCGACGGGACGCTCGTGCTCTCCAGCTCCGGCGACAGTGCACAGTCCATCGTTTTGCAGCTTGTGAAGCTGCCGCTGGTTGATAAGATTCCTCCGTACACCACGTGGATCTTCCTGGACAA AAACCAAAGAATGGCCGATGATCAATCAATTGCTGGTAGGAGGAGAATTTACTATGATTCAGCTGGCAACGAGGCTCTAATCTGCAGTGAAAGTGATGAAGAAATTCCACAACCTGAGGAAGAGAAGCATGTTTTCACTGAAGGAGAAGATCAGCTAATATG GAAAGCTACTCAGGAACGCGGGTTAAGTCAAGAGGATTTAAATGTTATCTGTCAGTTTATTGATGCATCTCCTTCAGAAATCGAG GGTAGATCTGAATTTCTTTTTGAGAAACACGAGAAGCACTCTGAATTTTCTGACAAGATAGAGAGCCAACTTCCTCTTGACAAGACTGTGGATATAGTTTTGGATTCTTTTGATAATCTCTTCTGCCGCAGATGTTTG GTTTTTGATTGCCGTCTCCATGGCTGCTCTCAAAACTTAGTATTCCCA AGTGAGAAGCAACCCTGTGGGTTTGAGCTCGACGGAAACAAGAGTCCATGTGGTGACCAATGCTACCTTCGA AGAAGAGAAGGATTTCAAGACATGCGCAGACATGATTATGCTTCTTCTGCAACACATAATATGGAGTCAAGATCCACCTTACACAAAGTTGGTTCTGATATGGTATCTGAATCAGAAGATTCAAACCGAGAGGAAGAAATCATTAAATCAAGTATATCTGTTGGAACCAGCAGATCAAAAATATCTTTTGAAAGTGCTGAAAAACATACTGCACTGCCTTCTGGGGATGCTTCTGAAACTGAAAATGTATCCACTGATATGCTTCTAAGAAGTTTAGGGAAGCGCAAGGTTTCAAAAGGACCAAGGTCTAGTGATGATTTCCCTTATAAAAAGCCAAGGACGCTTGCTTCAGATATTCCTTTTGCAAGCCATATATTGAATAATCATTCTACTTCGGAGATTGGTGACACAAGACCAGATATCAGAGAATTTGGAGGCAATCAACGAGATGACCCCAATAAGAAAACTTCTAATAAAGATAGTTGCGGTGGAAGCCCAACTAGTACTGCTGAGGATGCAGCAAGAAATACTAATAAAGAATCTTCAGCAAATAATTTGTTCAGTTCCAGCAGGGAGCACCCTCTTTCTCATTGGAGTACCCTAGAGAGGGATTTATATCTGAAGGGAATAGAGATATTTGGGAAAAATAG CTGTCTAATAGTCAGAAACCTATTATGTGGCCTGAAAACCTGCATGGAAGTGGCTAGCTACATGTACAACAATGGTGCAGCAAACATGAGTAAATCCATTTCGGGCGATTTCACAGAAACTGAACAAAACTACATG GAGCAAGGCATGGTTGTGAGAACAAAAGTCTGTCGTCGAAGGGGCAGAACTCGAAAGCACAAATATCCTTCGAAGGCTGCAGGGCATCCAGCCATTAGGAAAAAAGTTGGTGATGGGAAGCAATGTGACAGACAGTATACACCATGTGggtgccaggaaatgtgcaacaaAAATTGCCCCTGTGTGGAAAATGGGACATGCTGTGAGAAATACTGTGG GTGTTCAAAAAGCTGCAAAAACAGATTTAGAGGCTGTCATTGTGCAAAAAGTCAGTGCAGAAGCAGGCAATGCCCATGTTTTGCTGCCAGTCGGGAATGTGATCCGGATGTTTGCAGAAACTGCTGGGTGAG CTGTGGAGATGGTTCACTAGGCGAGCCACCAGAAAGAGGTGATGGTTACCAGTGCGGAAACATGAAGCTCCTCCTAAAACAACAACAAAGG ATTTTGCTTGGAAAATCGGACGTTGCAGGATGGGGTGCGTTCATTAAG AACCCTGTGCATAAGAATGACTATCTTGGAGAGTACACTGGTGAATTGATTTCTCACAAAGAAGCAGACAAACGCGGCAAAATTTATGACCGGGCAAACTCTTCGTTCCTCTTTGATTTAAATGACCAG TTTGTATTGGATGCATATCGGAAGGGGGATAAATTGAAGTTCGCAAATCACTCCTCCAGCCCCAACTGCTATGCAAAG GTGATGATGGTGGCCGGTGACCATCGGGTTGGTATCTATGCAAGGGAGCATATTGAAGCTAGTGCCGAACTCTTCTATGATTACCGGTATGGACCGGACCAAGCCCCAGCCTGGGCTAGGAGACCAGAAGGAGCAAAGAAGGATGAAGCGTCTGGTTCTCATCGTCGAGCACACAAAGTTGCTTGA
- the LOC123097675 gene encoding histone-lysine N-methyltransferase EZ1 isoform X2, protein MADDQSIAGRRRIYYDSAGNEALICSESDEEIPQPEEEKHVFTEGEDQLIWKATQERGLSQEDLNVICQFIDASPSEIEGRSEFLFEKHEKHSEFSDKIESQLPLDKTVDIVLDSFDNLFCRRCLVFDCRLHGCSQNLVFPSEKQPCGFELDGNKSPCGDQCYLRRREGFQDMRRHDYASSATHNMESRSTLHKVGSDMVSESEDSNREEEIIKSSISVGTSRSKISFESAEKHTALPSGDASETENVSTDMLLRSLGKRKVSKGPRSSDDFPYKKPRTLASDIPFASHILNNHSTSEIGDTRPDIREFGGNQRDDPNKKTSNKDSCGGSPTSTAEDAARNTNKESSANNLFSSSREHPLSHWSTLERDLYLKGIEIFGKNSCLIVRNLLCGLKTCMEVASYMYNNGAANMSKSISGDFTETEQNYMEQGMVVRTKVCRRRGRTRKHKYPSKAAGHPAIRKKVGDGKQCDRQYTPCGCQEMCNKNCPCVENGTCCEKYCGCSKSCKNRFRGCHCAKSQCRSRQCPCFAASRECDPDVCRNCWVSCGDGSLGEPPERGDGYQCGNMKLLLKQQQRILLGKSDVAGWGAFIKNPVHKNDYLGEYTGELISHKEADKRGKIYDRANSSFLFDLNDQFVLDAYRKGDKLKFANHSSSPNCYAKVMMVAGDHRVGIYAREHIEASAELFYDYRYGPDQAPAWARRPEGAKKDEASGSHRRAHKVA, encoded by the exons ATGGCCGATGATCAATCAATTGCTGGTAGGAGGAGAATTTACTATGATTCAGCTGGCAACGAGGCTCTAATCTGCAGTGAAAGTGATGAAGAAATTCCACAACCTGAGGAAGAGAAGCATGTTTTCACTGAAGGAGAAGATCAGCTAATATG GAAAGCTACTCAGGAACGCGGGTTAAGTCAAGAGGATTTAAATGTTATCTGTCAGTTTATTGATGCATCTCCTTCAGAAATCGAG GGTAGATCTGAATTTCTTTTTGAGAAACACGAGAAGCACTCTGAATTTTCTGACAAGATAGAGAGCCAACTTCCTCTTGACAAGACTGTGGATATAGTTTTGGATTCTTTTGATAATCTCTTCTGCCGCAGATGTTTG GTTTTTGATTGCCGTCTCCATGGCTGCTCTCAAAACTTAGTATTCCCA AGTGAGAAGCAACCCTGTGGGTTTGAGCTCGACGGAAACAAGAGTCCATGTGGTGACCAATGCTACCTTCGA AGAAGAGAAGGATTTCAAGACATGCGCAGACATGATTATGCTTCTTCTGCAACACATAATATGGAGTCAAGATCCACCTTACACAAAGTTGGTTCTGATATGGTATCTGAATCAGAAGATTCAAACCGAGAGGAAGAAATCATTAAATCAAGTATATCTGTTGGAACCAGCAGATCAAAAATATCTTTTGAAAGTGCTGAAAAACATACTGCACTGCCTTCTGGGGATGCTTCTGAAACTGAAAATGTATCCACTGATATGCTTCTAAGAAGTTTAGGGAAGCGCAAGGTTTCAAAAGGACCAAGGTCTAGTGATGATTTCCCTTATAAAAAGCCAAGGACGCTTGCTTCAGATATTCCTTTTGCAAGCCATATATTGAATAATCATTCTACTTCGGAGATTGGTGACACAAGACCAGATATCAGAGAATTTGGAGGCAATCAACGAGATGACCCCAATAAGAAAACTTCTAATAAAGATAGTTGCGGTGGAAGCCCAACTAGTACTGCTGAGGATGCAGCAAGAAATACTAATAAAGAATCTTCAGCAAATAATTTGTTCAGTTCCAGCAGGGAGCACCCTCTTTCTCATTGGAGTACCCTAGAGAGGGATTTATATCTGAAGGGAATAGAGATATTTGGGAAAAATAG CTGTCTAATAGTCAGAAACCTATTATGTGGCCTGAAAACCTGCATGGAAGTGGCTAGCTACATGTACAACAATGGTGCAGCAAACATGAGTAAATCCATTTCGGGCGATTTCACAGAAACTGAACAAAACTACATG GAGCAAGGCATGGTTGTGAGAACAAAAGTCTGTCGTCGAAGGGGCAGAACTCGAAAGCACAAATATCCTTCGAAGGCTGCAGGGCATCCAGCCATTAGGAAAAAAGTTGGTGATGGGAAGCAATGTGACAGACAGTATACACCATGTGggtgccaggaaatgtgcaacaaAAATTGCCCCTGTGTGGAAAATGGGACATGCTGTGAGAAATACTGTGG GTGTTCAAAAAGCTGCAAAAACAGATTTAGAGGCTGTCATTGTGCAAAAAGTCAGTGCAGAAGCAGGCAATGCCCATGTTTTGCTGCCAGTCGGGAATGTGATCCGGATGTTTGCAGAAACTGCTGGGTGAG CTGTGGAGATGGTTCACTAGGCGAGCCACCAGAAAGAGGTGATGGTTACCAGTGCGGAAACATGAAGCTCCTCCTAAAACAACAACAAAGG ATTTTGCTTGGAAAATCGGACGTTGCAGGATGGGGTGCGTTCATTAAG AACCCTGTGCATAAGAATGACTATCTTGGAGAGTACACTGGTGAATTGATTTCTCACAAAGAAGCAGACAAACGCGGCAAAATTTATGACCGGGCAAACTCTTCGTTCCTCTTTGATTTAAATGACCAG TTTGTATTGGATGCATATCGGAAGGGGGATAAATTGAAGTTCGCAAATCACTCCTCCAGCCCCAACTGCTATGCAAAG GTGATGATGGTGGCCGGTGACCATCGGGTTGGTATCTATGCAAGGGAGCATATTGAAGCTAGTGCCGAACTCTTCTATGATTACCGGTATGGACCGGACCAAGCCCCAGCCTGGGCTAGGAGACCAGAAGGAGCAAAGAAGGATGAAGCGTCTGGTTCTCATCGTCGAGCACACAAAGTTGCTTGA